The following are encoded together in the Anaerostipes caccae L1-92 genome:
- the gatB gene encoding PTS galactitol transporter subunit IIB: MKKKVIVACGGAVATSTVAANAVVDLAKENGIDVEIAQVRISEIESNLPADLIVTTSKVKRDYGVPLITGMPFISGIGADKTKAKILEVLK, translated from the coding sequence ATGAAAAAGAAAGTCATCGTAGCATGCGGAGGAGCAGTGGCAACATCCACAGTAGCGGCAAACGCAGTGGTGGATCTGGCAAAGGAAAATGGGATTGATGTGGAGATCGCACAGGTGAGAATCTCGGAGATTGAATCCAATCTTCCAGCAGATCTGATCGTGACGACTTCAAAAGTAAAACGTGATTACGGTGTGCCGCTGATCACAGGAATGCCGTTTATCTCAGGGATTGGAGCAGATAAAACCAAAGCAAAGAT